Proteins co-encoded in one Papaver somniferum cultivar HN1 chromosome 5, ASM357369v1, whole genome shotgun sequence genomic window:
- the LOC113280592 gene encoding endoglucanase 12-like gives MATTKSHFLFILVCFISSLLFVQRVASVDYKEALTKSLLYFEAQRSGILPPNQRVTWRDNSALEDGQKSQVDLVGGYYDAGDNVKFGFPMAFTITMLSWSVVDFGKYISERDELTYALEVIKWVTDYLIKASPYDGILYGEVGEGNTDHACWQRPEDMTTPRTTYSIDAAHPGCRH, from the exons ATGGCCACAACAAAGAGCCATTTTCTATTCATTTTAGTATGTTTTATCTCTTCCTTATTGTTTGTTCAAAGAGTTGCATCAGTAGATTATAAAGAAGCTCTTACTAAATCCTTATTGTATTTTGAGGCTCAAAGATCTGGAATCTTACCCCCTAATCAAAGAGTAACATGGCGAGACAACTCTGCACTGGAAGACGGCCAAAAATCACAA GTTGATCTTGTTGGTGGATATTATGATGCTGGCGACAATGTAAAGTTTGGGTTTCCAATGGCATTCACAATAACAATGCTTTCATGGAGTGTCGTGGATTTTGGTAAATATATATCAGAGCGTGACGAACTCACTTACGCCCTAGAAGTTATAAAATGGGTAACGGATTACTTAATCAAAGCCAGTCCATATGATGGCATCTTGTACGGTGAAGTTGGGGAGGGAAATACTGATCATGCTTGTTGGCAAAGGCCAGAAGATATGACAACGCCAAGGACAACATACAGTATTGATGCTGCGCATCCGGGGTGTAGACACTAA
- the LOC113280593 gene encoding endoglucanase 14-like, translating to MTVTKLLFAGGLDDQSETWTPYLDNVQQFICNCIQKGLGNFQPTESEGLLYFNEWNSLNYVTALLLLVLDYAEVVDPDLQCGDTLVTPGDLYNFVQLQVDYILGKNPLNMSYMDDITTERLQLFLTRMTSQRFRAKCEQGFHAWYTKTEPNPNILSGAVVGGPNKGDRFTDTRDNYIQN from the exons ATGACGGTAACTAAG CTTTTATTCGCGGGAGGACTTGATGATCAATCTGAGACATGGACTCCATACTTGGATAATGTTCAACAGTTCATCTGTAATTGTATTCAGAAAGGTCTTGGTAATTTTCAACCAACCGAGTCGGAAGGCTTACTGTATTTCAACGAATGGAACAGTCTTAATTACGTAACCGCTTTGCTTTTGTTGGTTCTGGATTACGCAGAAGTTGTTGATCCGGATCTTCAATGTGGCGATACTTTAGTTACTCCAGGCGATCTTTATAATTTTGTTCAGCTTCAAGTGGATTatattttggggaagaacccgtTGAACATGAGCTATATGGATGACATCACCACAGAGCGTCTTCAATTGTTTCTTACAAGGATGACATCACAAAGGTTTCGTGCGAAGTGCgaacaaggtttccatgcatgGTACACCAAGACTGAACCCAATCCAAATATACTTTCTGGGGCAGTTGTGGGAGGTCCTAATAAAGGAGATCGGTTTACGGACACAAGagataattatatacaaaattag